The sequence TTGGCAAGGGTTGCTGACGCAAGTTCAAGATCCGTGCCCTTTCCCATATCCTCCAGAACCTTCTGGTCGCCGGATTCAAGCCCGAGTTTAAGCATCTCACATCCGCTTTGTTTAAGGGCCCGGCAAAATTGAGGATCTGCAAAATCCTTTTCAAACCGGACAAATCCGTACCACTTAAAAGCGCACCTCTGCCTGGAAAGTGCGTGCAGAAACGCAGGCGTCACCGCGTTATCAATGAAATGAACAACCTCAGGATCGTTATTTTCTGCCATTGCGTCGAGATCACCAAGCACCCGATCGGCCCGCTGGGTCGAGTAGGGTCTTGTTTCAGCCTTTTCAGGGCAGAACCGGCATTTGCTCCAGTAACACCCGATAGAGGCCCTGAACGGCAAAATTTTTGCCGGGGCTATATAATCATGATTATCGGCAAACCCGTAGTCCGGCACATAATGTTTTTTCTCAATGCCGGGCTTTCCAAGCAGCGCAAGCAAAGGGGATTCGCCCTCCCCTTTGACCAGATGATCAATCAAAGTTGAAAAGGGGTTGTTAAAATCAGGACGGCTCATCCAGGAAGAGATCAATCCCCCGCCCATGACAAGTATTTTACCCGGAAAATTATCCTTGATCCATCCGGCCAGGGCAAAACTGACCAGGGCCTGGTTGAGATAGCAAAGGGAGATGCCGATCCACGGATGATCCCAGGATTCTATCACGGGACGAAGTTTTTCTTCAAAATATGAAAAAAAAGGATTTTCCTGATATATTGCCGCACTGTCAAGTAAGGCCTTTGAGTCCACCGAAGAGAGCTGATTGTCCGAATAGTCACTCAAGCTGATTCGGAATCTTGACCGATCCACAGATACGGCCACCAATCGATTCAGGTCATAGACCCGCTGGTGATAACGGTCAAAATTAGTGTACAGATCAGGATTACCAAGGTCATTTAAAATGGCTGCCCTGTTTTTCAACGCCCGCCGGGTCCAGGAATCGGTTGCCTTGTCTTTGCCCACGGAGTTGATCAGCCATAAAAGGCCGTCCACATTGGCGTCAACACATTTACAGTCGATACCGTTTTCCTTTAATGCGGAAGATAAAAGCGCAATGCCGGCCGGCGGTTCACAGGGTTTTGCCACAGGGGGGAAAATCAAAAGCATTAAAAATCAGTCCCGTATTTTGAGATCCAGCATGAAGTCATTCAGTTTGCACCCAATTTGCCCCATTTGTCAGGACAAATAAGTACAAACCTTCTTGATTGTATGATTCACAGCCTTGATCCATTTTTCTGAAAAGCAATCCCGATCCGTGTACCATTTTTCCAATATACTTGAGGCGCCTTCGAACCCGTTTTCTTCATCAATGAGCGCAGACAAAATCAGCTGGGGCACGTTCGTATTCATTCTGGACAATTTGCTGCCGACCTGGTTTTCAAATTCCTCAATAATGATCTTCTGCTGAGTTTCCGGCAGCCGCCGGGTTCTCTGGCGACGCAATTCATCGGCGACTGTTAGAAACACCGCATATCGGTCCTCATTTTCCGGTATGGCTGCCACCAGGCTTTGATGCAGACATTTTAATGTATATTCCATCATAACGGTCGGCATCCCTCGCCCGGCCAGTAACCGGGACAACCAGTCAACTTGTTTTTTGACCGTGTCAGCATCAAACTGGTGCAGGGTTGCCAACCAGCAGATATCGCTGTCGGAAAACCGTTTTCCCCGTTCGCCAAAACACTCCCGGTAGTATGTAAACGAATCCCATGCCTTTTGGCTCGCCGCCAATGCGGCCTCAATTTCCCGTTCATCTTCCGGCATGGGGTGATTGCCCGCTTCAGGGTTGATCCGGGTGATATGTGTGTCGCCGGGGGTAAGCGGATACAATGCTTCATAGAGGGTTTTAAGTCCGGCAAAGGCTTCGTGGGCGGATTCAATGACATTGTCATGCAGTGAGGGATCATCCAGGGCCTGGTTCATTTTTTCTGTAAACCGATTCCAGTTGTCTCTGACCTTATCAGCGTAGCTGGTATAATAGGCGCACCCGTTCAGACCGCCCAGGCAGAATGTCTGGATGATGTCCGGCTGGTGCATGCTATTGCCCAAAGTGGAACCTTCCAACACATAGAGATATCCCAAAAGCGAAACCGGGTTTTCCACCTGCCGCAACCGAATATGTTGCGTCATGGCCAGCGCGGCATCCACCACCGTCCTGTCATCCGGAATCACGCGCGGTTTGAAAAAATCGAGGTCCTCCTTTAACAGGGGGAGTTTTCGAAGCCCGTCCTCCCATACTGCAGCCACAATTTCACTGTCGGTATTTGCGATTTCAGTTTCCAACACAGAATGAATGATGCTCAGCCCTCTGAGCTGATTGACGTAACAGGCCAGAGGAAGTTGATGCGCGATCAGGGATTCAAAATACGGCAGGGATTCAAATTTTGCATGGTACGCACTGGTTTCTGTTTTCAGCCGGACCATGACCGGGTCTTTTTGAGCCATCTTTACTCCATCTTTCTTTCTTTTTAAATGAAAAGTTCGTTTCACACAGACAGGGCTTTATAATTCGAATCTGTTAATCATACGCAGACCCAATCGTGTGAATATAACTGCCGGTTAAGGTTGCTGATCATGTCCGGATCATAGTAGATTCTTCGGCTGAGTGCAAAATTTTTATTCTCTGAGCTGTTCTCAAAAAATTGTTGGAATCTGCTAAATGAAAAACGGGTTGATATTTTACAGCATGATATAGAATAGGTTATGATGATATATGGTAAAGACAGATCAGATCCGCATACTGGTGGTTGATGACGACCCGGATGTTTTATCGGCCACCTCCCGTATTTTAAAAAAGGCCGGATATTATGTTATCAAAGGGTCTTCAGGCAAAGATGCGCTTGAACTCGCTCAACAACAGATGCCGGATCTCCTGCTCCTCGACGTTATTTTACCGGATATCAAAGGAATTGATGTCCTCAAAAAACTAAAAAAAAACAGACAGACAAAACAGATCCCTGTTATTCTCATTTCCTCGATAAAAACGGATTCCTTTGATCAGACCATTGGTCTTGAAACCGGGGCAGACCAGTACATCGCCCGTCCCATCCCCAACCGGGAGCTTCTGGCGAAAATTCAGGCTTTCCTGCGCATAAAAGCCATTGAAACTGAATTGTCAAGGCACCGGAAACATCTTGAAAACGTGGTGGACGAGCGGACCCGGGCGCTGAAAAAGGAAATCAGGGAAAAAGAGGCTGCACAAAAGTTTTTAAGCCACCAGAAGACCACCATTTCTCTCAATAATGATATTGCAGCCATATTTTTAACATCGAACCCCAACGATATTTACTTGGAAATCATCAATCTGCTGCGAGAGACGTTGAACTGCCGGTTTGGCATTCTCGGGTACATCAATGAATATCAGGATCTGGTCTGCCCCCGAATCTCCGGGAAGAGCTGGCCTACGTCCACCGACATAGAAACAAAGCAAATTTATCCATATACGCGCTGGACCGGAATCTGGGCGGAATGCATGGAAAAAAACGAATTTATCAGGGTCAATCAAGCCGTCAAAGGATTCTCGGCGGAAATCGAGTTTAAAAATGCCATGGCTGTCCCGTTGATTGCTGAGCAGACCTGTATAGGACTGATCGGTCTTGCCGATCACGCATCACACTTCTCCGGGGACGACCAGGCAAGACTAAAGATGATCAGTGAATTTGTCGCCCCGATCCTTGCCATGTTCATTCAAAGAGAAAAAAACAAAAGCCAGCTGGAAATCCATGCTAAAAAATTAGAAGAAAAAAATATTGCTCTCAATGTACTTTTGGAAAACAGGGATGAGCAAAGAAAAAAGATTGCCGATCAGGTCATGACCAACTTTGACCAGCTTGTCTTTCCCTATTACCAGCGAATCAGGCACAGCCGGGATACGGATGAAACAGACCTCTTGGTTAAAATTATGGAAAAAAACACTTTAGAAAGCCTGGCACCTTTGGAACGATCCTTTCCCATGCCGTTCCGGCAATTGACACCCATGGAAATCCAAGTGGCAGATCTCATCAAAATGGGGAAATCCAGCAAAGAAATCTCAGGACTTTTAAATATCAGCCCCCGGTCTGTTTTTTTCCACCGCAACAACATCCGGAAAAAATTAAATATTCACGGCAAAAAAGTCAATTTACGCTCTTTTCTGATATCATCCGTGTAAAATTACAGGTTTAACCTGATAAAAACATGACATTATTCTGTCATTTTTTTTTTAACGAAGTATGCTATCTTTTATATAAAGCATGCGATTTAGGAATGTTTTCAAAAAAAAGGGGAACCGGTGATTGATCCAGGCCTATACAAACAGTACCTGACTGCGCTTTTAAATGGCGACCGCCAGGCCTGTGCCCGGATCGTTCAGTCCCTGATCGATTCTGACATAGAAATCAAAGTGCTCTACAGGGAGTTGTTTGAAAAAACACTTTATGAAGTGGGGCATCTCTGGGAAACAAATAAAATATCGGTCGCCAGAGAACATCTGGCCACGGCCATCACAGAAAGTCTGATGAGTATGGCTTACCCCTATCTTTTCAGGAAAAAACCGATTTCAAAAAAAGTGATCATCTCGTGCGCCACCAATGAATACCATCAGATCGGCGGCAAGATGGTGGCCGATATATTTGAAATGAATGGCTGGGATTCCTATTTCCTGGGTGCCGGTACTCCCACCGAACAGATGCTCTCTTTTATCCAGGACATTCAACCTGACCTTCTTGGGCTATCTTTGAGCATTTATTTTAATTTCCCCGCCTTAAAGCGTGAAATCGAAGCAGTTAACCAGACCTTTCCCGATCTTCAGATTATCATCGGCGGCCAGGCGTTTCAATGGGGGGAAGAACCGTCTTTCAAAGGGTTGAAGAACCTTCAGTATATCCGCTCACTGGAAGAACTGGAAAGAGACATGGGAGGACGATAAAATGACCGGGCCAGCCGAATTTGTGTCACCGCTCTACAAGGAGTTCATCGATAAATCTTCACTCCTTTTTTTCATTTTAGACAAAAAGGCGGTAATCCAGTCTGTCAATCTTTTTGCAAAGAACCAATTAGGGGCTTCCATTGTCGGCCGGCCATTTGATTCGGTGATTATAGACTTCTACAATACCTTTGACCTGGACAGCCTTATGGAAAAAGGCGATGCTGTACACCCGCTGAATCTGAAAAGGGAAAACGGGCTGCCCCAGACCTATCATTTCAGGTTCAAATCCCAGGGCCCGGAAATCTATGCCCTTGGCGAGGTTGACAATGAAGAACTGGAAATATTCAGAAAGGAGATCCTTAAGCTGAACGAGGATCTGAGCAATCTTACCAGAGATCTGCACAAAAAAAAATCACAGCTTGAAGCGCTGAACCAGGAGAAAAATGAGTTTCTGGGTATGGCCGCCCACGACTTGAGAAAGCCCATTGGGCTCATCCTTTCCTATTCGGATTTTCTGATTGATGAAGCCTCGGACAACCTGAGCGATGAGCATCTCGGATTTCTGGACACCATTCAGAAATCCTGCACATTCATGAAACGGATCGTTGATGATTTTCTTGATGTGAGCGCCATTGAGGCCGGCCGGTTTGAACTTGATCTCAGATTGGTCGGGTTAGAAAGGGTCCTGGAACATGGACTGCGGCTGAACATGCTCCAGGCGGCAAAAAAAGGAATCGCCCTGGATGTGAAAGCAGACAGCCCGCTGCCCCGGCTGTTGATTGATCCGGCCAAAATTGAACAGGTCATCACGAATCTGGTATCAAACGCCATCGAACACACCCAGCCGGAGACCAATGTTGAGGTCCGGTTGTCCCGGTTTGACAGTCAGGTTAAATTTTCAGTCAAAGACCAGGGCCCGGGTATCCCGGAAGATGAGCTGGACCGGATATTCAAACCGTTTGAAAAAACAAGTGTAAAAAAAACAGGGGGGGAAAAAAGTACCGGCCTGGGCATGGTGATCACCCGAAAAATCATCGAAGCCCACAAGGGTGAGATCTGGGTGGAAAGTGAGGTAAACAAGGGGACACATATCCATTTCAGCCTCCCCATATCAGGCGACGGCCAGGACGGTATAAACATATATCAGGGAGAAAAGAGATGAACGTGTTTAAGACCCATAATGGGCCGCCCCGGATTCTTATCGTTGATGATGACCCGGATGAACGGTTTGTCACGTCGCGTATCCTGACAAAGGTGGGATTTTCAGTGGAACAGGCCGGCTCGGGCCATGAGGCCCTGGAAAAAGTTGCCAACGGCCGCCCCCATTTAGTCCTGCTTGATGTGATCATGCCCAAGGTCGACGGATTTGAGGTCTGCCGGCAGATTAAATCCAATCCGCTTTTTGAAGACATATCCATTGTTTTTGTCTCTAATTTCACCAACTCGCCGGCAACCAAAGCCATGGGGCTTAATGCGGGTGCTGACGATTTCATCGAGCGGCCTTTCAATACCGAAGAGTTCCTTTCCAGGATCAATTCGATTTTCAGGGTTAAAACCATGGAAAGAACGCTCAAAGCGCAGCAGGAGTGGATTCAGGTCATGCTGTCAAGTATCGGCGACGGCCTGGTGGCCACCGACCAGGACAGACAGATTGTATTTATGAACCCCATGGCGGAAAAACTGACCGGCTGGAGCATTGACGAGGCCCGGGGTAGAAAGTTTGATTCGGTCATCTCACTGTTTGATGAAACGATTGGGCATCCCGCCCCCTGCCCGCTGGATAAGGCCCTGTCCTCTAAAAGCATCCAGCGCCTGGAAGGGGAAATCTCTTTGATCCACAAAAATAAACATCGGTTCCCCATTTCAGACAGCGCGGCCCCGATCCGGTTAAAAGATGATCATATCATTGGCGGAGTGATGGTTTTCCAGGATATTTCCAGCCAAAAAGAATGTGAGAAAGCGGTGCATACCGCCCGGGAAAACTGGGAGGCCCTGTTTAAAGCCATCGGACAGGTGACCCTGATTATGGATGCCGGGCGCAATATCCTGGAAGTCAATGATATTGCAGAACAGAAACTGGGAATGCCCCGCAAGGAAATCATCGGGAAAAAATGTTATGAATTGATTCACGGCACGGGGGCGCCGCCAGGAGAGTGTCCAATGACCCTGGCGCTGAAAACCAAAAAACAGGCATCCGCGCCGCTGCACATTGAAAAACTCCAAGGCGACTTCCTGGTCACCTGCACCCCTGTTATGAACTCAGATCAAAAGATCGAAAAAATTATCCACATCCAAACGGATATCAGCCAGATCAAACAGATTGAACAGGAGAAAAAAACGCTGGAGAGGCACCTGCAGCAGGCACAGCACCTGGAAGCCATCGGCACCATGGCCGGCGGTATTGCCCATGATTTCAACAATATCCTTTCATCAATTCTTGGCTTTACCGAATTATCCCTGGACGATGCAAAATCCTATCCCCAGCTTGAAGAAAACCTGCAGCAAATCTACACCGCAGGAAATCGGGCCAAAGAACTGGTTAAGCAGATTCTGACGTTCGCCCGCCAGACAAAGGAAAAAAAACAGAATGTCAGTGTCGGGCCGATTGTAAAAGAAGTGCTTAAATTTATTCGCTCCTCTTCACCGACCACCATTGACATCGACCACCATATCGTCACAAAGGCATCTGTCCGGATCGACCCGATCCGCCTTCACCAAGTCCTGATGAACCTGTGCACCAATGCCGTCCAGGCCATGGAAGATTTTGGCGGTCAATTAAAAGTGACGGTCACGGTAGAGAATTACCCGGGCCGGCCTGCCTGCCTGTCCCACAATCTTCAGGCGGGCGAATATGTCAAATTATCGGTTTCCGATACAGGTGACGGCATTGCCCAGGACATCCAGGATAAAATATTTGAGCCCTATTTCACGACCAAATCAGGTAAAGAAGGCACGGGATTGGGGCTGTCGACCGTTCATGGAATTATCAATGACTGCGACGGCCATATTCATTATGAGAGTCAACCCGGCCAGGGCACAGTATTTACAATTTACCTGCCGAAAGCCGTTTCTAAAATCCAGCAGTCCGAAATTCGCCAGGCCCTGCCCAAGGGAAACGAGCATATTCTGATTGTCGACGATGAACCCGCCATTGCCAACCTCGAGCAGCTGTTGCTCGAACGGCTCGGATACCGGGTAACCGCCCTGACCGACAGCCGGAAAGCCTTAGACATGTTTAAAGCATCGCCGGACGCATTTGATCTGCTTCTCACGGACATGACCATGCCTGGGTTGACCGGTAACAGGCTCGCAACGGCGGTCAAGGATATCAGGCCGGATTTCCCTGTTATTCTGTGTACCGGATTCAGCAAAAAAGTGTCAGGCCCGTGCCTGTCTGAAATGAATGTAGACGAAATCTGTATGAAACCCGTTCTTCACGGCAAACTGGCTGCTTGCATTCGAAAATTATTAGACCGGTAAAACAGACCACCCAAGGTGACCCATGAAAAAAAATTCAGACACAGATACCCTGCTCCATTATGTGGGGATTGGTGCTTCTGCCGGCGGACTTGAAGCCATCGAAGATTTTTTCACCCATATGCCGGAAAAAAGCAATCTGGCGTTTATTGTCATCCAGCACCTTTCACCGGACTATAAAAGCCTGATGGTTGAACTGCTGTCCAAGAAAACAAAGATCCCGGTCCTTCGGTCTGCGGACGGCATGCAGGTCAAACCCAACCATATCTACATGATACCGCCCAAAAAAAATCTGTCTATTTTTCACGGCCGGCTGGTCTTAAAGGAAAAAGACAATACTCGGGGGGTGAATCTGCCCATTGATATCTTCCTGCGCTCCCTTGCAGAAGATAAGGCGGAACGGGCCATTGCCGTGATATTATCCGGAACCGGCAGCGACGGCACACGGGGTGTCCGGGCAATCAAGGAGCATGGCGGCATGGTCATGGTCCAGGATGATACCACAAGCAAATTCAACGGCATGCCCCGGGCAGCCATATCCACGGGTGTAGCGGATTTCATTCTCCCACCCCAAAAAATGCCGGACCAGCTCATGGCCTATGTGGGCCACCCCTACGTGATCGGGCGGCGCAGCAATGAAAAACTGCTGACCGATGAAAGCGGACTCACCCGTATCTTTGCCGAGCTGAGGGAAAAAACAAAGGTCGATTTTACCTATTACAAACCATCCACCATCATCCGGCGAATTCAGCGCCGCATGACCGTCAACCAAGTGGATCAGCTGAGCGATTATGTTGAGCACCTTCAGAAATACCCGGTCGAAATCATAACATTGTACAAGGAACTTCTCATCGGCGTGACCAGCTTCTTCAGAAACAAGGAGGCCATGGAATATCTGATGGAGAACAGCCTGACGGATCTGATCGACCAGGCAAGAAACCGGGAACTGCGATTCTGGGTCACTGCCTGCTCCACCGGCGAAGAAGCCTACACCATAGCCATTCTTGCAAAAGAGGCCATGGCGAAGTTAGGGGTTGCACGGGATATAAAAATCTTTGCCACCGATCTGGACCGCGATGCCATTGTGCATGCAGGAAACGGGATATACCCGGAAAGCATTGCTGCGGATCTGACCCCCAGGATGCTGGGGAAATATTTTTACCGCAAGGAAGATAACTACCAGATTGCCCGGCATATCAGAGAAATGGTGGTGTTTGCCCAGCACAACCTGGTCAAGGATCCCCCGTTCACCAAAATAGACATGATCTCATGCAGGAACCTGCTGATTTATCTGCAGCCGGTTCTTCAGCAGAAGGTCATGGAAATGTTCAATTTTTCGCTGAATCCCGGCGGCATTCTTTTCCTGGGCAATTCAGAGACAATCGGTGATATGGACCATTATTTTGAAACCATCCATCAAAAACATAAAATTTACCGTTGTACCGGAAAAAACAGCCCGCTCAAGCAACCCATTGAGGCCGTTCCGGAACACAAAAAAAGATTTCAGCAGCCAACGCCTTTCTCCTTCAGAGATACCTTCCGCAGGTTCAGCCGGCTTGAAAACAACAACATGATGAACCGGTATATGAGCGTGCTTGAAAATTCATTTCTACCGCTTTCGATCATCGTCAATGAACAGCTGGATATCCTCCATATATTTGGTGATGCCACAGATTTTTTTAAAGTCCCGTCAGGACGGATGGAATTCACTATCAACAAAATGGCCATCAAGGAACTGGCCATTCCGCTGGCCACGGGAATCCAGCGGGTATTCAAGTCCAACCACGAACTGATATATTCAAATGTAAAAATTTCAACGCCGGACGCTACCCGGAAAATCAGTCTCCGGATTATTCCCATGCCCCGAAAAAAAGACCATGAAGACCTTGTCGCGGTCTTTTTTGAAAATTCGAAAGACCCCGCAAAAACGACTGAAACCCATACCCAAGTGCATGACATTGACGAAGATGTTCAGCAGCGGATTCAGGATCTGGAACAGGAACTGCAGTTTTCCAATGAAAATCTCCAGGCCACCATTGAGGAACTGGAAACATCCAATGAAGAACTGCAGGCCACCAACGAGGAACTGCTGGCCAGCAATGAGGAACTGCAGAGCACCAATGAAGAGCTCCAGTCAACCAATGAGGAGCTGTTTACCGTCAATTCCGAGTACCAGAAGAAAATCATGGAATTAACTGAAATGAACAACGATGTGGAGAACCTGCTCACCGGTTCCGGCATCGAAATTCTCATTCTGGATGAAAATCTGGAAATCAGGAAATGCTCTCCCGGACTGTCCACGCTGTTCAACATCCTTGAAAAGGATATCGGGCGTCCCATATCGCACCTGTCCCATAATATTGTGGATTTTGACATCATAAACGCCATTGAATCCGTCCAGCGGACCAAAAAGCTTTCCAGTATCAACAAGCTTTTGCAGGATGGGTCCCAATACTTAATTCGTATTCTGCCGTACAATATTGGTCCGGATGCATATTCCGGAACCATACTGACATTTGTCAATCAATCGGAACTGCAGCAGAGCCGGGCAGCGCTCAAACGCCACAAAAAGCTGATTCCGGAACTGATTGAATCGCTGCCCTCAGAAA comes from uncultured Desulfobacter sp. and encodes:
- a CDS encoding response regulator; this translates as MVKTDQIRILVVDDDPDVLSATSRILKKAGYYVIKGSSGKDALELAQQQMPDLLLLDVILPDIKGIDVLKKLKKNRQTKQIPVILISSIKTDSFDQTIGLETGADQYIARPIPNRELLAKIQAFLRIKAIETELSRHRKHLENVVDERTRALKKEIREKEAAQKFLSHQKTTISLNNDIAAIFLTSNPNDIYLEIINLLRETLNCRFGILGYINEYQDLVCPRISGKSWPTSTDIETKQIYPYTRWTGIWAECMEKNEFIRVNQAVKGFSAEIEFKNAMAVPLIAEQTCIGLIGLADHASHFSGDDQARLKMISEFVAPILAMFIQREKNKSQLEIHAKKLEEKNIALNVLLENRDEQRKKIADQVMTNFDQLVFPYYQRIRHSRDTDETDLLVKIMEKNTLESLAPLERSFPMPFRQLTPMEIQVADLIKMGKSSKEISGLLNISPRSVFFHRNNIRKKLNIHGKKVNLRSFLISSV
- a CDS encoding chemotaxis protein CheB, which codes for MKKNSDTDTLLHYVGIGASAGGLEAIEDFFTHMPEKSNLAFIVIQHLSPDYKSLMVELLSKKTKIPVLRSADGMQVKPNHIYMIPPKKNLSIFHGRLVLKEKDNTRGVNLPIDIFLRSLAEDKAERAIAVILSGTGSDGTRGVRAIKEHGGMVMVQDDTTSKFNGMPRAAISTGVADFILPPQKMPDQLMAYVGHPYVIGRRSNEKLLTDESGLTRIFAELREKTKVDFTYYKPSTIIRRIQRRMTVNQVDQLSDYVEHLQKYPVEIITLYKELLIGVTSFFRNKEAMEYLMENSLTDLIDQARNRELRFWVTACSTGEEAYTIAILAKEAMAKLGVARDIKIFATDLDRDAIVHAGNGIYPESIAADLTPRMLGKYFYRKEDNYQIARHIREMVVFAQHNLVKDPPFTKIDMISCRNLLIYLQPVLQQKVMEMFNFSLNPGGILFLGNSETIGDMDHYFETIHQKHKIYRCTGKNSPLKQPIEAVPEHKKRFQQPTPFSFRDTFRRFSRLENNNMMNRYMSVLENSFLPLSIIVNEQLDILHIFGDATDFFKVPSGRMEFTINKMAIKELAIPLATGIQRVFKSNHELIYSNVKISTPDATRKISLRIIPMPRKKDHEDLVAVFFENSKDPAKTTETHTQVHDIDEDVQQRIQDLEQELQFSNENLQATIEELETSNEELQATNEELLASNEELQSTNEELQSTNEELFTVNSEYQKKIMELTEMNNDVENLLTGSGIEILILDENLEIRKCSPGLSTLFNILEKDIGRPISHLSHNIVDFDIINAIESVQRTKKLSSINKLLQDGSQYLIRILPYNIGPDAYSGTILTFVNQSELQQSRAALKRHKKLIPELIESLPSEIFIFKKQAGNQLILDRYVALTDVDAGKEKPLKPGLKLYQIWPDYKQIKIQSQLIKAMDGHPIHLIQIPAKKGWSAAHALLTVTLAENRLAVIKRPVTELYI
- a CDS encoding response regulator, with translation MNVFKTHNGPPRILIVDDDPDERFVTSRILTKVGFSVEQAGSGHEALEKVANGRPHLVLLDVIMPKVDGFEVCRQIKSNPLFEDISIVFVSNFTNSPATKAMGLNAGADDFIERPFNTEEFLSRINSIFRVKTMERTLKAQQEWIQVMLSSIGDGLVATDQDRQIVFMNPMAEKLTGWSIDEARGRKFDSVISLFDETIGHPAPCPLDKALSSKSIQRLEGEISLIHKNKHRFPISDSAAPIRLKDDHIIGGVMVFQDISSQKECEKAVHTARENWEALFKAIGQVTLIMDAGRNILEVNDIAEQKLGMPRKEIIGKKCYELIHGTGAPPGECPMTLALKTKKQASAPLHIEKLQGDFLVTCTPVMNSDQKIEKIIHIQTDISQIKQIEQEKKTLERHLQQAQHLEAIGTMAGGIAHDFNNILSSILGFTELSLDDAKSYPQLEENLQQIYTAGNRAKELVKQILTFARQTKEKKQNVSVGPIVKEVLKFIRSSSPTTIDIDHHIVTKASVRIDPIRLHQVLMNLCTNAVQAMEDFGGQLKVTVTVENYPGRPACLSHNLQAGEYVKLSVSDTGDGIAQDIQDKIFEPYFTTKSGKEGTGLGLSTVHGIINDCDGHIHYESQPGQGTVFTIYLPKAVSKIQQSEIRQALPKGNEHILIVDDEPAIANLEQLLLERLGYRVTALTDSRKALDMFKASPDAFDLLLTDMTMPGLTGNRLATAVKDIRPDFPVILCTGFSKKVSGPCLSEMNVDEICMKPVLHGKLAACIRKLLDR
- a CDS encoding HAMP domain-containing sensor histidine kinase; its protein translation is MTGPAEFVSPLYKEFIDKSSLLFFILDKKAVIQSVNLFAKNQLGASIVGRPFDSVIIDFYNTFDLDSLMEKGDAVHPLNLKRENGLPQTYHFRFKSQGPEIYALGEVDNEELEIFRKEILKLNEDLSNLTRDLHKKKSQLEALNQEKNEFLGMAAHDLRKPIGLILSYSDFLIDEASDNLSDEHLGFLDTIQKSCTFMKRIVDDFLDVSAIEAGRFELDLRLVGLERVLEHGLRLNMLQAAKKGIALDVKADSPLPRLLIDPAKIEQVITNLVSNAIEHTQPETNVEVRLSRFDSQVKFSVKDQGPGIPEDELDRIFKPFEKTSVKKTGGEKSTGLGMVITRKIIEAHKGEIWVESEVNKGTHIHFSLPISGDGQDGINIYQGEKR
- a CDS encoding biliverdin-producing heme oxygenase, whose amino-acid sequence is MAQKDPVMVRLKTETSAYHAKFESLPYFESLIAHQLPLACYVNQLRGLSIIHSVLETEIANTDSEIVAAVWEDGLRKLPLLKEDLDFFKPRVIPDDRTVVDAALAMTQHIRLRQVENPVSLLGYLYVLEGSTLGNSMHQPDIIQTFCLGGLNGCAYYTSYADKVRDNWNRFTEKMNQALDDPSLHDNVIESAHEAFAGLKTLYEALYPLTPGDTHITRINPEAGNHPMPEDEREIEAALAASQKAWDSFTYYRECFGERGKRFSDSDICWLATLHQFDADTVKKQVDWLSRLLAGRGMPTVMMEYTLKCLHQSLVAAIPENEDRYAVFLTVADELRRQRTRRLPETQQKIIIEEFENQVGSKLSRMNTNVPQLILSALIDEENGFEGASSILEKWYTDRDCFSEKWIKAVNHTIKKVCTYLS
- a CDS encoding cobalamin-dependent protein (Presence of a B(12) (cobalamin)-binding domain implies dependence on cobalamin itself, in one of its several forms, or in some unusual lineages, dependence on a cobalamin-like analog.); the encoded protein is MIDPGLYKQYLTALLNGDRQACARIVQSLIDSDIEIKVLYRELFEKTLYEVGHLWETNKISVAREHLATAITESLMSMAYPYLFRKKPISKKVIISCATNEYHQIGGKMVADIFEMNGWDSYFLGAGTPTEQMLSFIQDIQPDLLGLSLSIYFNFPALKREIEAVNQTFPDLQIIIGGQAFQWGEEPSFKGLKNLQYIRSLEELERDMGGR
- a CDS encoding radical SAM protein — its product is MLLIFPPVAKPCEPPAGIALLSSALKENGIDCKCVDANVDGLLWLINSVGKDKATDSWTRRALKNRAAILNDLGNPDLYTNFDRYHQRVYDLNRLVAVSVDRSRFRISLSDYSDNQLSSVDSKALLDSAAIYQENPFFSYFEEKLRPVIESWDHPWIGISLCYLNQALVSFALAGWIKDNFPGKILVMGGGLISSWMSRPDFNNPFSTLIDHLVKGEGESPLLALLGKPGIEKKHYVPDYGFADNHDYIAPAKILPFRASIGCYWSKCRFCPEKAETRPYSTQRADRVLGDLDAMAENNDPEVVHFIDNAVTPAFLHALSRQRCAFKWYGFVRFEKDFADPQFCRALKQSGCEMLKLGLESGDQKVLEDMGKGTDLELASATLANLKAAGILTFVYLLFGTHYEDEAAAHRTLDYIKAHKSDIDYLNLSVFNLPKFSEDAKGLVTHEFYHGDLSLYLNFEHPWGWTRRNVKSFIDKEFKKQLGVGSRFRKNPAFFSSNHAMFFNDLD